The following proteins come from a genomic window of Winogradskyella sp. PC-19:
- a CDS encoding HD family phosphohydrolase — protein sequence MNELINKWYRNHALIYKLLLLLSTTFFIVYLFPKTGKFRYSFEKAKPWQSENLYAPFDFAIKKSQTQLKNENQNIISKSEIYFDIDTSIKNTVLDNYIPKFNTVFLDTISGFNNRVLLYNTGQKALNQLYESGVLNSIYNYNNDREVVLIQNNIEAKRIQFEALTEQNEIRNYLELQLEQNNLQKYKEDFISLFFDLVKPNVSFNKSLTDKVLEEKLSNISPTRGVVSEGTLIISKGQVVEEEQYNVLDSLKAEYESQVWSSNNYNWVIVAYTLLVALALLMLLLFLRKYRADVFENNTKVTFIFFNIVVMILLTTLVINYNSEYLYVVPLCILPLVLKAFFDARLGLFAHVLTVLLLGFVVPNSYEYMFLQIIAGIVTILTVSELYKRANLFISVGQITLIYIIAYFAFFVIHEGQIFNVEWKTFGYFVLGGLATLFVQPLIYIYEKLFGLVSDVSLLELSDTNTKLLKELSNKAPGTFHHSLNVANLAEASANEIGANAMLVRVGALYHDIGKMKNPTFFTENQSTGINPHDELSPKESANVIVNHVLDGIEIAKKNNLPDRVIDFIRTHHGTSTIYYFYMKEKANNEDVDEKHFSYLGPKPFSKETAILMMCDSVEAASKSLKSPTSTKINAFVESIISKQVENGQFLNADITFRDIEAIKKVLKLKLANIYHLRIEYPE from the coding sequence ATGAATGAACTTATAAATAAATGGTACCGGAATCATGCGCTAATCTATAAGCTACTTCTGCTGTTAAGTACTACATTTTTTATTGTATATCTATTTCCTAAAACAGGAAAGTTTAGATATTCCTTCGAAAAAGCAAAACCCTGGCAATCCGAGAATTTGTATGCGCCTTTCGATTTTGCCATAAAAAAGTCCCAGACTCAACTAAAGAATGAGAATCAAAATATTATAAGTAAAAGTGAGATTTATTTTGATATAGATACCAGTATAAAAAACACAGTATTAGATAATTATATCCCCAAGTTTAATACAGTCTTTTTAGACACAATTTCTGGTTTTAATAATAGAGTATTACTTTATAATACAGGTCAAAAAGCCTTAAATCAATTATATGAAAGTGGAGTTTTAAATTCTATATATAATTATAATAATGATAGAGAAGTTGTTCTCATTCAAAATAATATTGAAGCTAAAAGAATTCAGTTTGAAGCCTTAACAGAACAAAACGAAATCAGAAATTACCTTGAATTGCAGTTAGAACAAAATAATCTTCAAAAATATAAAGAAGATTTTATTTCGCTGTTTTTCGATTTGGTTAAGCCTAATGTAAGTTTCAATAAGTCTTTAACAGATAAAGTACTTGAGGAAAAATTATCTAATATTTCCCCAACTCGTGGTGTAGTTTCTGAAGGTACTTTGATAATATCTAAAGGGCAAGTTGTAGAGGAAGAGCAATATAATGTACTAGATTCTTTAAAGGCCGAATATGAATCTCAAGTATGGAGTTCAAACAATTACAATTGGGTTATAGTAGCATATACCTTGCTAGTTGCATTAGCGTTATTGATGTTGTTACTTTTTTTAAGAAAATATAGAGCAGATGTATTTGAAAATAATACTAAGGTTACTTTTATTTTCTTCAATATTGTTGTTATGATACTACTCACAACACTTGTGATTAATTATAATTCGGAATATTTATATGTAGTACCATTATGTATTTTACCATTGGTGCTAAAAGCATTTTTTGATGCACGTTTAGGTTTGTTTGCTCATGTTTTAACTGTATTGTTGTTAGGTTTTGTTGTACCTAATAGTTACGAATATATGTTTCTACAGATTATAGCTGGTATTGTTACAATATTGACCGTCTCTGAACTTTATAAAAGAGCAAATCTATTTATTTCTGTTGGACAAATAACATTGATTTACATTATTGCTTATTTTGCTTTTTTTGTAATTCATGAAGGACAGATTTTTAATGTAGAATGGAAGACTTTTGGATACTTTGTTTTAGGTGGTTTAGCTACATTATTTGTCCAGCCATTAATATATATATATGAAAAGCTATTTGGATTAGTATCTGACGTATCATTACTAGAATTATCTGATACTAATACCAAATTATTAAAAGAGTTATCTAATAAAGCTCCTGGTACTTTTCATCATTCGTTAAATGTTGCAAATCTTGCTGAAGCTTCTGCAAATGAAATAGGCGCTAATGCCATGCTTGTTAGAGTTGGTGCTTTATATCATGACATCGGAAAAATGAAGAACCCAACTTTTTTCACTGAAAACCAATCAACAGGAATTAATCCTCATGATGAATTGTCGCCCAAAGAGAGTGCCAATGTTATTGTAAATCATGTATTAGATGGTATTGAAATTGCCAAAAAGAATAATTTACCAGACAGAGTCATTGATTTTATTAGAACACATCACGGGACAAGTACCATATATTATTTTTACATGAAAGAAAAAGCCAATAATGAAGATGTTGATGAGAAACACTTTTCTTATTTAGGCCCAAAACCTTTTAGTAAAGAAACAGCAATCTTAATGATGTGCGATAGTGTCGAAGCTGCTTCAAAAAGTTTAAAATCTCCAACAAGTACAAAAATCAATGCTTTTGTCGAAAGTATAATAAGTAAGCAAGTTGAAAATGGTCAATTTTTAAATGCTGATATTACGTTTAGAGATATTGAGGCTATAAAAAAAGTTTTGAAACTTAAATTGGCTAATATTTATCATCTTCGAATCGAATATCCTGAATAA
- a CDS encoding TlpA disulfide reductase family protein: MKKFICIAFFSLFLFNCENEPKTSYVIDGKAEGVYNGIRVYLNKVNERGAPIPKDTAIVMNETFSFEGSVEYPQLYYISINGTPGRFPIILENGKSSINIDSKVLDNTIYVGSDSHDVLKAYQDKMDAFDAEYMKAKDNYKEAEFLNDTASIKRDRQVLVDLTDKINNFQYEYVEENNSSYGMMPILNTLINSRDVDFNRVVKIYEATSDNIKSSEEGVRMKNTLDKMRLVFEAEKATAIGEIAPGFSAPNPNGEVISLKDVVSKGKVTIIDFWAAWCGPCRRENPNIVKVYNKYHEKGLEIIGVGLDGRRGQQNPKEAWEKAIETDNLTWHQVSNLRYFDEIARTYSVNSIPRMFILDSDGKIIAKNLRGQALENKISELLD, encoded by the coding sequence ATGAAAAAATTTATATGTATTGCTTTTTTTAGTTTATTCTTATTCAACTGCGAAAATGAGCCTAAAACTAGTTATGTTATTGATGGCAAGGCCGAAGGCGTTTATAACGGAATTCGTGTTTACTTAAACAAAGTTAATGAGCGTGGAGCTCCAATACCTAAAGATACAGCAATAGTAATGAATGAGACATTTTCTTTTGAAGGAAGTGTAGAATATCCGCAATTATATTACATAAGTATAAATGGTACTCCCGGAAGGTTTCCAATAATCTTGGAGAATGGAAAATCTAGTATCAACATTGATAGTAAAGTTTTAGATAATACTATTTACGTTGGTTCTGATAGTCACGATGTACTAAAAGCTTACCAAGACAAAATGGATGCTTTTGATGCAGAATACATGAAGGCTAAAGACAATTATAAAGAGGCAGAATTTTTAAATGATACCGCTAGTATTAAACGAGACCGTCAGGTATTGGTTGATTTGACTGATAAGATTAATAATTTTCAATATGAATACGTTGAAGAAAATAATAGTAGTTATGGCATGATGCCTATATTAAATACGCTTATAAACTCTAGAGATGTAGATTTTAATCGCGTTGTAAAAATATATGAAGCCACAAGTGATAATATAAAATCTTCAGAAGAAGGTGTTAGAATGAAAAACACTTTGGATAAAATGAGACTAGTTTTTGAAGCTGAAAAGGCTACCGCAATTGGCGAGATAGCTCCCGGTTTTTCTGCACCAAATCCAAATGGAGAAGTAATTTCTCTTAAGGATGTAGTTTCAAAAGGGAAAGTTACTATTATCGACTTTTGGGCAGCATGGTGTGGTCCTTGCCGTAGAGAAAATCCTAATATTGTAAAGGTTTACAATAAATATCACGAAAAAGGTTTAGAAATTATCGGAGTAGGCTTAGATGGAAGACGCGGGCAGCAAAATCCAAAAGAAGCATGGGAAAAAGCTATAGAAACAGATAATTTGACTTGGCATCAGGTCTCTAACCTTAGGTATTTTGATGAGATTGCTAGAACCTACAGTGTAAACTCCATTCCAAGAATGTTTATATTAGACAGCGATGGAAAAATAATTGCAAAAAATCTTAGAGGTCAAGCTCTAGAAAATAAAATTTCTGAATTGTTAGATTAA
- the mnmE gene encoding tRNA uridine-5-carboxymethylaminomethyl(34) synthesis GTPase MnmE, producing MISNDTIVALATASGSGAIAVIRLSGKNAIAIADSNFKPVIASKSLVNQKSHTIHLGHIVDNTRVIDEVLVSVFKNPNSYTGENVIEISCHGSQYIQQEIIQLFLRNGCRMADAGEFTLRAFLNGKLDLSQAEAVADLIASDNEASHQIAMQQMRGGFSSEIAKLREELMNFASLIELELDFAEEDVEFADRSQFKDLVNRISFVLKRLIDSFAVGNVIKNGIPVAIVGEPNVGKSTLLNALLNEERAIVSDIAGTTRDTIEDEISIGGIGFRFIDTAGIRDTKDVVESIGIKKTFEKMEQAQVVVLLFSAEEFMTDSKRLKLEIEKIRNRFPQKPLVIISNKIDTLQEVNLNNIKSEFQDLHLLSAKTGDGVEELKQKLVGFVNTGALRNNETIVTNTRHYDSLLKALEEISKVKSGLEMGLSGDLMSIDIRQALFHFGEITGEITTDDLLGNIFANFCIGK from the coding sequence ATGATTAGTAACGATACTATTGTGGCTTTAGCTACTGCTTCAGGAAGTGGTGCAATTGCTGTAATTAGGCTTTCAGGTAAGAATGCAATTGCTATAGCTGACTCAAATTTTAAGCCTGTTATAGCATCAAAATCCCTTGTAAATCAAAAGTCGCATACCATTCATCTTGGGCATATTGTCGATAACACAAGAGTAATTGACGAAGTTTTAGTTTCAGTTTTTAAAAACCCTAATTCTTATACTGGAGAAAACGTTATTGAAATTTCTTGTCACGGTTCCCAATACATTCAACAAGAAATCATTCAATTATTTCTTAGAAATGGCTGTCGTATGGCAGATGCAGGAGAGTTTACACTTCGTGCTTTTTTAAATGGTAAATTAGATTTAAGTCAAGCTGAAGCGGTAGCAGACTTGATAGCAAGTGATAATGAAGCATCTCACCAAATTGCTATGCAGCAAATGCGTGGTGGTTTTTCTAGTGAAATTGCAAAACTCCGAGAAGAGCTTATGAATTTTGCTAGTTTAATTGAATTAGAGTTAGACTTTGCAGAAGAGGATGTAGAGTTTGCTGACCGCAGTCAATTCAAAGACTTGGTAAATCGTATATCGTTTGTTTTAAAACGTCTTATAGATTCTTTTGCTGTAGGTAATGTCATTAAAAACGGAATACCTGTAGCTATTGTTGGTGAGCCTAATGTTGGTAAATCCACACTTCTAAATGCCCTTTTAAATGAAGAACGAGCTATTGTTTCTGATATTGCAGGTACAACTAGAGATACTATTGAAGATGAAATTTCTATTGGAGGTATAGGTTTTAGATTTATAGATACTGCGGGTATCAGAGACACTAAAGATGTTGTAGAAAGTATTGGAATCAAAAAAACTTTCGAGAAGATGGAACAAGCTCAAGTTGTTGTACTTCTATTTTCTGCTGAAGAGTTTATGACAGATAGCAAACGACTTAAGTTAGAGATTGAGAAAATTAGAAATCGCTTCCCTCAAAAACCTTTAGTAATCATTTCTAACAAAATTGATACACTTCAAGAAGTTAACTTAAATAATATAAAATCTGAATTCCAAGACCTTCATTTACTATCTGCAAAAACTGGTGATGGTGTTGAGGAACTTAAACAAAAGTTGGTTGGATTTGTAAATACAGGTGCTTTGAGAAATAATGAAACCATTGTGACAAATACGCGTCATTATGATTCATTATTAAAAGCTTTGGAAGAAATTAGTAAAGTAAAATCGGGATTGGAAATGGGACTTTCCGGAGATTTGATGTCTATAGATATCCGTCAGGCTTTATTTCATTTTGGTGAGATTACTGGAGAGATTACCACAGATGATTTATTGGGTAATATTTTTGCTAATTTCTGTATTGGGAAGTAA
- a CDS encoding DUF4870 domain-containing protein: MESNYYEISMRKDNQLLVVTHLCQLLTCLTGFGGLIVPLVLWATQKDRVEGMHTHGKAIINFQLSVIVYSIISIPLIIFFGLGILTLILVGILAFVLPIINAIKASNGELPSYPLSLNFIS, translated from the coding sequence ATGGAATCAAATTATTACGAAATCTCAATGCGAAAAGACAACCAACTATTGGTTGTGACACATTTATGTCAACTATTAACTTGTTTAACTGGTTTTGGTGGCTTGATTGTACCCTTAGTATTATGGGCGACTCAGAAAGATAGAGTAGAAGGCATGCATACACACGGCAAAGCGATAATTAATTTTCAGCTTAGTGTTATCGTGTATTCTATAATTAGTATTCCTTTAATTATCTTTTTTGGATTGGGAATTTTGACTTTAATTCTAGTTGGTATTCTTGCTTTTGTTTTACCAATTATAAATGCTATAAAAGCTAGTAATGGCGAATTACCTAGCTACCCATTGTCTCTTAATTTTATTAGTTAG
- the dnaN gene encoding DNA polymerase III subunit beta codes for MKFIVSSTYLLKQLQVLGGVINSSNTLPILDNFLFELNQSSLTVSASDLETTMSSKVEVESESEGSIALPARLLLDTLKTFPEQPLTFVVEENNTVEISSNHGKYALAYADGAEFPKAVALDNPSTTSLEGDILATAISKTIFAAGNDDLRPVMSGVFFQFSQDNLTFVATDAHKLVKYTREDVSADAVAEFIMPKKPLNLLKGILAGSEEAVTIEYNDSNAKFTFNNSELVCRLIDGKYPNYEAVIPKENPNKLVIDRTQFLNSVRRVSIFSNKTTHQIRLKIAGAELNISAEDIDYSNKAEERLSCDYQGDDMQIGFNSRFLTEMINNLSADNVQLEMSLPNRAGILTPTDGLDEGEHVTMLVMPVMLNS; via the coding sequence ATGAAATTTATAGTATCAAGTACATATTTATTAAAGCAACTTCAAGTTTTAGGTGGAGTTATAAACAGCAGTAATACCTTACCAATTTTAGATAACTTTTTGTTTGAATTAAATCAATCTAGCCTCACGGTTTCAGCAAGTGATTTAGAGACAACAATGTCATCGAAAGTCGAAGTAGAAAGTGAATCAGAAGGAAGCATTGCTTTACCAGCAAGATTATTATTAGATACGCTTAAGACATTTCCTGAGCAGCCATTAACTTTTGTCGTTGAAGAAAATAACACCGTAGAGATTAGCTCTAATCATGGTAAGTATGCCTTGGCTTATGCTGATGGTGCAGAATTTCCAAAAGCAGTAGCATTAGACAATCCAAGTACCACGAGTTTAGAAGGAGATATTCTAGCAACAGCAATTAGCAAGACTATTTTTGCTGCTGGTAATGACGATTTAAGACCTGTAATGAGTGGTGTATTTTTTCAGTTTTCACAAGATAATCTAACCTTTGTAGCTACTGATGCTCACAAATTAGTTAAGTACACTCGTGAAGATGTTTCTGCAGATGCAGTAGCAGAATTTATTATGCCTAAAAAACCTTTAAATCTTTTAAAAGGTATTTTAGCAGGAAGTGAAGAAGCTGTTACTATAGAATATAATGACTCTAACGCTAAATTCACTTTTAATAATTCTGAATTAGTTTGTCGCCTTATTGATGGTAAGTATCCTAACTATGAAGCGGTAATTCCTAAAGAGAATCCCAATAAATTAGTTATTGACCGAACACAGTTTTTAAACTCTGTACGTCGAGTTAGTATATTCTCCAATAAAACTACGCACCAAATAAGATTAAAGATTGCCGGAGCAGAATTAAATATTTCTGCTGAAGATATCGATTACAGTAACAAAGCCGAAGAGCGCTTAAGCTGTGATTACCAAGGTGATGATATGCAAATTGGTTTTAACTCACGTTTTTTAACAGAAATGATTAATAACCTTAGTGCAGATAATGTACAACTAGAGATGAGCTTACCAAATCGTGCTGGTATTTTGACACCAACTGACGGTTTGGATGAAGGAGAACATGTAACAATGCTTGTAATGCCTGTAATGCTTAATAGCTAA
- the gldG gene encoding gliding motility-associated ABC transporter substrate-binding protein GldG, which produces MNKSKITYIVFILAMVVVLNIIGNFIYKRFDLTKDSRYTLSETTKNIVDLADTPLIIDIFLEGNLPSEFKLLQTETKQLIEEFQTLNPLVKVNYIDPLEDEANRENIIRELTKTGLEPYVNSKKISGKITQELLFPWGFASYKERTVKIPLFKKSVAEDLQTQVSNSIQQLEYNFADAFNQLTKEKSKAVAILKGNGQLNDINIADFLQTIKPYYNLAQFTLDSVTTNPQSTLDKLKKYDVIISAKPTEAFTENEKLVLDQYTMSGGKSLWLTEAVFMDKDSLYNDSGESVSIAKDLNLNDFFFQYGARINQNLVKDLYSAPIPLAIGEGNNTQFQPVQWQYSPLATSNSKHPISDNVDLVKFDFTSQIDTLKNTIKKTILLQSSERTKLEGPLKKISLASVTKQPDEENYNQGKQALAVLLEGEFNSVYKNRIQPFEVKNFQEKSPSSKIIIVSDGDVIKNEVSRGRPLQLGFERITGRTFGNKEFLLNAVNYLLDDTGLINIRTKSIEVAFLDSEKIEDQKSIWQLINIALPLLLLGVFGFMFNYFRKRKYAQ; this is translated from the coding sequence ATGAATAAATCAAAAATCACATATATAGTTTTTATACTGGCGATGGTCGTTGTGCTAAATATTATAGGCAACTTTATCTACAAACGCTTTGACCTTACAAAAGATAGTCGTTATACGCTTTCTGAAACGACAAAAAATATTGTTGATTTAGCAGATACCCCATTAATTATAGATATTTTTCTAGAAGGTAATTTACCATCAGAATTTAAATTACTTCAAACAGAAACCAAACAGCTTATTGAAGAGTTTCAAACTCTAAATCCTCTTGTAAAGGTAAATTATATAGACCCACTAGAAGATGAAGCAAATCGTGAAAATATTATAAGAGAACTAACCAAAACTGGCTTAGAACCATATGTAAACAGTAAGAAGATAAGTGGTAAGATAACACAAGAGCTTCTTTTTCCATGGGGATTTGCAAGTTACAAAGAGCGTACAGTAAAAATTCCTTTATTCAAAAAGAGCGTTGCTGAAGACTTACAAACTCAGGTCTCTAACTCAATTCAGCAATTGGAATATAATTTTGCAGATGCTTTTAATCAATTAACTAAAGAAAAATCAAAAGCTGTTGCTATTTTAAAAGGCAATGGACAACTTAATGATATAAACATCGCTGATTTTCTTCAGACCATAAAGCCTTATTATAATCTAGCTCAGTTTACATTAGATTCTGTAACAACAAATCCACAATCAACTTTAGACAAATTAAAAAAATACGATGTCATTATTTCAGCAAAACCAACTGAAGCATTTACTGAAAACGAAAAACTAGTTTTAGACCAGTACACCATGTCTGGTGGTAAAAGTCTTTGGTTAACTGAGGCTGTTTTTATGGATAAAGACAGTTTATATAACGATTCTGGTGAATCGGTAAGTATAGCAAAGGACTTAAACCTTAATGATTTTTTCTTTCAATATGGAGCGCGAATCAATCAGAACTTAGTTAAGGATTTGTATTCTGCTCCAATTCCGTTAGCTATTGGTGAAGGTAATAATACACAATTTCAGCCTGTACAATGGCAATATTCACCTTTAGCTACATCTAATTCTAAGCATCCAATAAGTGATAACGTAGATTTAGTCAAATTTGATTTTACAAGTCAGATTGATACTTTAAAAAATACTATCAAAAAGACAATCTTGCTACAAAGTTCTGAACGCACTAAACTTGAAGGTCCTTTAAAAAAGATTTCTCTAGCTTCTGTCACAAAACAACCTGACGAAGAAAATTACAATCAAGGCAAGCAAGCGTTGGCCGTTTTATTAGAAGGTGAATTTAACTCAGTTTATAAAAACAGAATCCAACCATTTGAAGTTAAAAATTTTCAAGAAAAGAGTCCGTCTTCTAAAATTATAATTGTCTCTGATGGTGACGTCATTAAAAACGAAGTTTCTCGTGGCAGACCGCTTCAATTAGGTTTTGAACGTATTACTGGTCGTACGTTTGGTAACAAAGAGTTTTTGCTCAATGCAGTTAATTATCTATTGGACGATACTGGACTTATAAACATTAGAACTAAGTCAATAGAGGTTGCATTTTTAGATTCTGAAAAAATTGAAGATCAAAAGAGTATCTGGCAATTAATCAACATAGCTTTACCTCTGTTGCTTTTAGGCGTTTTTGGTTTTATGTTTAACTACTTTAGAAAGCGTAAATACGCACAATAG
- the gldF gene encoding gliding motility-associated ABC transporter permease subunit GldF, with protein MLAILKKEINTFFASPIGYLVIAVFLVLNGLFLWVFTGEFNLLNNGYADLSSFFLLSPWILIFLVPAVTMRSFSDEKKQGTLELLLTKPISHLQIVLGKYFGALLLIIIALIPTLLYVYTINTLGNPQGNLDIGSTLGSYFGLLFLVASYTAIGVFASSITDNQIVAFIIAIFICFIFYFGFDGIASYNLLGSGFDLETLGMSSHYKSMSRGVIDTRDLIYFISVSAFFIAMTKLNIKKS; from the coding sequence ATGCTAGCTATACTAAAAAAAGAAATAAACACCTTCTTCGCATCACCAATTGGTTATTTGGTGATTGCTGTTTTCTTGGTGCTTAATGGTTTGTTTTTATGGGTTTTTACAGGAGAGTTCAATCTCCTTAACAATGGCTACGCAGATTTGTCGTCCTTTTTTTTATTATCGCCATGGATACTTATTTTTTTAGTGCCTGCGGTAACTATGAGAAGCTTTAGTGACGAAAAAAAACAAGGTACTTTAGAGTTGTTATTGACTAAACCTATATCACATCTTCAAATAGTATTAGGTAAATATTTCGGTGCCCTTTTATTGATTATTATCGCTTTAATCCCAACATTACTATACGTTTACACGATAAACACATTAGGGAATCCACAAGGAAATCTAGATATCGGTAGCACACTTGGATCCTATTTTGGATTATTGTTTTTAGTAGCGTCATACACAGCTATCGGAGTTTTTGCGTCTAGTATAACAGATAATCAAATTGTAGCTTTTATTATTGCCATTTTTATTTGTTTCATTTTCTATTTTGGTTTTGATGGTATTGCAAGTTATAATCTTTTAGGCTCTGGTTTCGATTTGGAAACATTAGGTATGTCCTCGCATTATAAAAGCATGAGTCGTGGTGTGATAGATACAAGAGACTTAATTTACTTTATTAGTGTTTCTGCTTTTTTTATTGCCATGACAAAACTTAATATAAAAAAGAGTTAA
- a CDS encoding putative quinol monooxygenase, whose product MLVRIVKLSISPENADSFLANFEANKTKIRAFEGCNFLELYRDQNNRDLFFTYSYWNSETDLNNYRNSDLFKGIWAKTKLMFNGKPEAWSVDKLASLD is encoded by the coding sequence ATGTTAGTACGAATTGTAAAACTTAGTATCAGTCCTGAAAATGCCGATTCGTTTTTAGCTAATTTTGAAGCCAATAAAACTAAAATTAGAGCGTTTGAAGGATGTAATTTTTTGGAATTATATCGAGATCAAAATAATAGGGATTTGTTTTTTACCTATAGTTATTGGAATTCGGAAACAGATTTGAATAATTACAGAAACTCCGATTTATTTAAAGGTATTTGGGCAAAAACAAAACTGATGTTTAATGGTAAGCCTGAAGCCTGGAGTGTGGATAAATTGGCAAGTTTAGATTAA
- a CDS encoding S-adenosyl-l-methionine hydroxide adenosyltransferase family protein yields the protein MPIITLTTDFGEKDHFAGAVKGSIYSELSDVRIVDVSHSISPFNIIEAAYTIQNAYRSFPKGTIHIIGIDSELSPENKHIAVKLDDHYFICANNGIMSMICQDIAPEKIVEINIHDKIQTSFPVLDVFVKVACHIARGGTLEVIGKVINNIKPIKYLEPFVNDEKNQIIGTVIHIDNYGNVITNIKRKFFEGVQKTRSYEIAARNYKFKKVHRHYSDIINFEIPEDKRNDEGKALVVFNASDYLEIAVYKSNCSTVGSASTLMGLKDMDTVTVTFEKL from the coding sequence ATGCCAATAATAACTTTAACTACTGATTTTGGAGAAAAAGACCACTTTGCTGGCGCTGTAAAAGGCTCTATATATAGTGAGCTATCTGATGTTAGAATTGTTGATGTTTCACACTCTATTTCGCCTTTTAATATTATTGAAGCGGCATATACTATACAAAATGCCTATCGAAGTTTTCCGAAAGGAACCATACATATTATAGGTATTGACTCTGAGCTCAGCCCAGAAAACAAGCATATTGCGGTAAAATTAGATGATCATTATTTTATATGTGCAAACAATGGTATCATGAGTATGATTTGTCAAGATATTGCACCAGAGAAGATTGTAGAGATTAATATACATGATAAGATTCAAACTAGCTTTCCTGTTTTGGATGTATTTGTAAAAGTGGCTTGTCATATTGCTCGAGGCGGAACATTGGAAGTCATCGGGAAAGTTATTAACAATATAAAACCAATTAAATATTTAGAGCCTTTTGTTAATGACGAAAAAAACCAAATTATTGGTACCGTAATTCATATCGATAATTATGGAAATGTAATTACCAATATTAAACGCAAATTTTTTGAAGGCGTTCAGAAAACTAGAAGTTACGAAATTGCTGCTAGGAATTACAAGTTTAAAAAAGTACATAGACATTACAGCGATATTATAAATTTTGAAATTCCAGAAGATAAACGTAATGACGAAGGAAAAGCATTAGTCGTATTTAATGCCTCTGATTACCTAGAAATAGCAGTATATAAAAGTAATTGTAGTACTGTTGGTAGCGCATCTACCTTAATGGGTTTAAAAGATATGGATACAGTAACAGTAACCTTTGAAAAGTTATAG
- a CDS encoding PhoH family protein: protein MNELILELEEISPKEFFGAQNANITLLKKYFPKLKIVARGNKIKAYGDEELLEEFDRKMTMLMKHFGKYNKLDENVIERVLTSHTSDDYATSNKSGEVLVHGVGGKLIKAQTANQRKLVESMRKNDMVFAIGPAGTGKTYTGVALAVEALKSKQVRRIILTRPAVEAGENLGFLPGDLKEKLDPYMQPLYDALRDMIPAEKLDSYIEKGVIQIAPLAFMRGRTLDNAFVILDEGQNTTHAQMKMFLTRMGKNAKFLLTGDPGQVDLPRRTISGLKEALLVLKNVEGIGMIYLDDKDVIRHKLVKKVISAYKEIENRD from the coding sequence TTGAACGAACTTATCCTTGAACTTGAAGAAATTTCTCCTAAAGAATTTTTTGGCGCTCAAAATGCCAACATCACACTTTTAAAAAAGTATTTTCCAAAACTCAAAATTGTTGCACGTGGCAATAAAATAAAAGCCTATGGTGACGAAGAACTCCTAGAAGAGTTTGATCGTAAAATGACTATGCTAATGAAGCATTTTGGGAAGTATAATAAACTCGATGAAAATGTTATCGAACGCGTGCTTACAAGTCATACAAGTGATGATTATGCGACATCTAACAAAAGTGGTGAAGTTTTAGTTCATGGTGTTGGTGGTAAATTGATAAAAGCTCAGACAGCCAACCAACGTAAGTTGGTTGAAAGTATGCGGAAAAACGATATGGTGTTTGCTATTGGTCCAGCAGGAACTGGTAAAACTTACACTGGTGTTGCACTAGCTGTCGAAGCTTTAAAGAGCAAGCAAGTAAGACGTATCATATTAACAAGACCAGCCGTAGAAGCTGGTGAAAATCTTGGTTTTTTACCAGGTGATTTAAAAGAAAAATTAGATCCATACATGCAACCACTTTATGATGCGTTGCGAGACATGATTCCTGCAGAAAAACTGGATAGCTACATCGAAAAAGGAGTGATCCAAATTGCACCATTAGCCTTTATGCGTGGTCGAACTCTAGACAATGCCTTTGTAATTTTAGACGAAGGTCAGAATACAACACACGCGCAAATGAAAATGTTTTTAACCCGAATGGGTAAAAATGCAAAGTTTTTATTAACTGGTGACCCAGGACAAGTAGATTTGCCAAGACGTACTATTTCTGGACTTAAAGAAGCACTTTTAGTTCTCAAAAATGTCGAGGGAATTGGTATGATTTATTTAGATGATAAAGATGTTATACGTCATAAATTAGTTAAGAAAGTGATTTCTGCTTATAAAGAAATTGAAAATAGAGATTAA